From one Thiobacter sp. AK1 genomic stretch:
- the mobI gene encoding conjugative transfer protein MobI(A/C), giving the protein MANTMQVNDLGEIKAALERHMESLHKRAMAVVNEYYEFRDEMNKQMDWPKKSSLKPRVRQRGLSIAAEWYDKRWYGSKAKGTRRAFTTYIAKPRTANGYTLSKLLEYAQDWEKDKVAETEKALTAIRYEAGCVMKALSYLNSAIEKGQAEK; this is encoded by the coding sequence ATGGCTAACACGATGCAAGTAAACGACCTGGGCGAAATCAAAGCGGCTTTGGAAAGGCACATGGAAAGCCTGCACAAACGGGCAATGGCCGTGGTGAACGAGTACTACGAATTCAGGGACGAGATGAACAAGCAGATGGACTGGCCGAAGAAAAGCTCCCTCAAGCCCAGAGTCCGCCAGCGCGGGCTATCGATAGCAGCGGAGTGGTACGACAAGCGCTGGTATGGCTCGAAAGCGAAGGGGACGCGGAGGGCGTTTACGACGTACATCGCCAAGCCTAGAACAGCGAATGGCTACACCCTGAGCAAACTGCTGGAATATGCCCAGGACTGGGAAAAGGACAAGGTGGCAGAAACCGAGAAGGCATTGACGGCGATCCGCTACGAGGCGGGCTGCGTCATGAAGGCGCTGTCCTACCTGAACAGTGCCATCGAGAAAGGGCAGGCTGAGAAGTAG
- the trfA gene encoding plasmid replication initiator TrfA translates to MDHPSPQPSIPSLEPGEPIPNTGVTQALDRIRQRQEQDAIAAGLPVPANGAPLPNDVLRSALFGVAARLYKHETKIASVQGVDVYLVRGYRPTQEHLDVWEQCLRLATQHGTGKKIRFTAYSFLKAIGRNTGKFEYGWLKETINDLAGCLVRISNGRYSYFGTLIQDGFRDEETGEYIISVNERLALLFCGGNWTALDGRERKKLRRQPLAQWLHAFYSTHKEPYGHKVETIRQLCGSETEELWKFRQVLRRALASLERATGWRCWIDENDLVHIEKAKSMPNPLSG, encoded by the coding sequence ATGGATCATCCGTCTCCTCAACCCTCTATTCCCTCTCTTGAGCCCGGCGAGCCGATTCCGAACACCGGGGTTACGCAAGCGCTGGACCGGATACGACAGCGCCAGGAACAGGACGCCATCGCCGCAGGCCTGCCTGTGCCAGCGAATGGCGCGCCCTTGCCAAACGACGTGCTAAGGTCGGCGCTGTTTGGCGTGGCGGCGCGCCTCTACAAGCACGAAACCAAAATCGCATCTGTGCAGGGGGTCGATGTCTATCTGGTGCGCGGCTACAGGCCGACCCAGGAGCACCTGGACGTATGGGAGCAATGCCTGCGACTTGCCACCCAGCACGGAACGGGCAAGAAAATCCGGTTCACGGCCTACTCCTTCCTGAAGGCGATCGGGCGCAATACCGGGAAGTTTGAGTACGGCTGGCTGAAAGAGACCATCAACGACCTGGCTGGCTGCTTGGTGCGCATCAGCAATGGTCGGTACTCCTACTTCGGGACGCTGATCCAGGATGGTTTCCGGGACGAAGAAACGGGCGAGTACATCATCTCGGTGAACGAGCGGCTCGCGCTCCTGTTCTGTGGCGGCAACTGGACCGCCCTCGATGGCCGCGAGCGAAAGAAGCTGCGCCGCCAACCGCTGGCCCAATGGCTACATGCGTTCTATTCCACCCACAAGGAACCCTACGGTCACAAGGTCGAAACGATCAGGCAGCTTTGCGGCAGCGAGACGGAAGAGTTATGGAAGTTCCGCCAGGTGCTGCGCCGGGCCTTGGCCAGCCTTGAGCGCGCGACGGGATGGCGCTGCTGGATCGACGAGAACGACCTTGTGCATATCGAGAAAGCAAAAAGCATGCCCAACCCCCTATCGGGGTAG